The stretch of DNA CGGAGCGGCAGGGCTATCGAGACGTTCGCCGACGCCGAGCACGTCGCCGCGTGCGCGACGCCGCGCGAGGCTGTCCAAAAAGTAGCCACCGACCTGCGCGCGTTCCGCGCTGCGCATGACTTGAAACGTGTGGTGATGGTGCTCGTCGCCTCGACCGAGCCGCCCGTTGATGAGGCGTCACTGCCGACCGAGATCGAGGCGCTCGACGCGCTGCTGGACGATCCTTTGAGCGACAGCCCGTTAGGCGATGACGCGGCGCGCTGCCCGCTGCGCGCGAGTTCGCTCTACGCGCTCGGCGCGGTCGAGGCGGGCGCGGCCTTGGTGAACTTCACGCCGTCCCGCGGAGCGAATTGTCAGGCAATCGAGAAAATATTTTTTCGCGCCGGTTTGCCCCACTGCGGCGCGGATGGAAAGACGGGCGAGACGCTCCTCAAGTCGACCCTCGCGCCGATGTTCGCAGCGCGTCATCTGCACGTCGATAGTTGGGTCGGGCATAACCTCTTAGGCAATCGCGACGGCGCCGTGTTGGCCGACCTCGACCACAAGAAGGCGAAGGTCCAGAGCAAGGAACAGCTGCTCGCTTCACTGCTCGGCGAGGCGCCGCAGAGCCACGTTTCGATCGAGTCGATCGATAGCCTTGGCGACTGGAAGACGGCGTGGGACCACGTGCATTTCCGCGGATTTCTAGGGGTTCCGATGACTCTGCAGTTCACGTGGCAGGGCTGCGACTCGGCCCTCGCCGCGCCGCTGGTGATCGACCTCGTACGACTGATGGACCTCGCGCTACGGCGCCAAGAGAAGGGCGCGATCGGCGCGTTGGCGGCGTTCTTCAAGAGCCCCCTCGGCGCCGCGCCGCGCGGGTTTGTTGAAGAGACGCAAACTCTCATTGAATGGGCCACACGCTAAGCGGCGAGCCGCGCGCTTTCCCTCGCCTCTGTCCTCTAAACTCTAGCCTCTCCTTCCGTCGCTAGCCTTGCCCGCTGTGGTAGAATTGCTGCAATTCATCTTGACGGCTAGCAAGGTCAATTGATTGAATGCGCGCAAACCTGGCGGTCTACGGCTGTGAAGCAATTCACGTCGTCCGCCGACAACATGGAAGACGCCGCACCCTCATTTACATGAGAGCGCGCCCGGAGGGCGCGGCGTAGTACCCACTGGGCGCCGCCAGGGATGGAGTTCAATTACGATGGCTGCTCC from Botrimarina mediterranea encodes:
- a CDS encoding inositol-3-phosphate synthase; the protein is MADGKTGVWLIGARGGVATTVAVGLAALRRGDAPAYGLVTETAALAGVDLPAWDQIVLGGHEVRGGTLVESARELEKGRVIPVGAAERYADELAAVDASIRPGVLVRSGRAIETFADAEHVAACATPREAVQKVATDLRAFRAAHDLKRVVMVLVASTEPPVDEASLPTEIEALDALLDDPLSDSPLGDDAARCPLRASSLYALGAVEAGAALVNFTPSRGANCQAIEKIFFRAGLPHCGADGKTGETLLKSTLAPMFAARHLHVDSWVGHNLLGNRDGAVLADLDHKKAKVQSKEQLLASLLGEAPQSHVSIESIDSLGDWKTAWDHVHFRGFLGVPMTLQFTWQGCDSALAAPLVIDLVRLMDLALRRQEKGAIGALAAFFKSPLGAAPRGFVEETQTLIEWATR